Proteins encoded by one window of Ictidomys tridecemlineatus isolate mIctTri1 chromosome 7, mIctTri1.hap1, whole genome shotgun sequence:
- the LOC101972147 gene encoding LOW QUALITY PROTEIN: axin interactor, dorsalization-associated protein (The sequence of the model RefSeq protein was modified relative to this genomic sequence to represent the inferred CDS: inserted 1 base in 1 codon; substituted 1 base at 1 genomic stop codon) — protein sequence MVHSPLYEGGPSHIELSGGGGSSSRLARHLQKEAQAQHNNSEFTEEQKKTIGKIATCLELXSTALQSTQSQEEFKLEDLKKLESILKNILTYNKEFPFDVQPVQLKRILAPGEEEHLEFEEDEEDDGAGAGSPDXFPARVPGTLLPRLPSEPGMTLLTIRIEKIGLKDARQCIDPYITVSVRDLNGIDLTPVQDTPVASRKDDTYVHFNVDIELQKHIEKLTKGAAIFFEFKHYKPKKRFNSTKCFAFMEMDEIKPGPIVIELYKKPTDFKRKKLQLLIKKPLYLHLHQTLHKE from the exons ATGGTGCACTCCCCCCTCTATGAGGGAGGCCCCTCTCACATTG AGttgagcggcggcggcggcagcagcagcagattAGCAAGACATCTACAAAAAGAGGCCCAAGCTCAACACAACAATTCTGAattcacagaagagcaaaagaaaaccataggcaaaattgcaacatgcttggaattgTGAAGCACAGCTTTACAgtccacacagtcccaggaagaatttaaactggaggaCCTGAAGAAGCTAGAATCAATCCTAAagaatattctcacatataataaagaatttccatttgatgttcagcctgtccaattaaagagaattttagcccctggtgaggaagagcatttggaatttgaagaagatgaagaagatgatggtgctggagcagggtctcctg cttttcctgctagagtgcctggtactttattaccaaggttgccatcagaaccgggaatgacattactcactatcaggattgagaaaattggtctgaaagacgctagacagtgcatcgatccctatattacagttagCGTAAGGGATTTGAATGgcatagatttaactcctgtgcaagatactcctgtggcttcaagaaaagacgatacatatgttcattttaatgtggacattgagctccagaagcatattgaaaaattaaccaaag gtgcagctatcttctttgaattcaaacactacaagcCTAAAAAAAGGTTTAACAGCACcaagtgttttgctttcatggagatggatgagattaaacctgggccaatTGTAATAGAACTgtacaagaaacccactgactttaaaagaaagaaattgcagttattgatcaagaaaccactttatcttcatctacatcaaactttgcacaaggaatga